The DNA segment ATCCATGTGTTAACATCCCAGCTCACAACCACAATCTTTAGCATAgcatctttgtgtgtgtttgacataATAGAACAAGAAACACATGCACCTTTTCTGATAAAAATACTACAGTTGAAATGGCTatatttttaaacctttattatGTGTAACAATAAAGTACTTACAGTCACACTAGAAATAAGTCATTATAGATAATATTTTGGATAAAATAGATAGCCTACATACGAATGGATGTATTCAGATTTCATATGTCTCAAgtgaaatatatacaatatagaaCCTAGAGAGACTACGTAGAAAATAAAGAAcataaactgtaattttattgtTATGTAGCACACTCAAAAGGTTAACGTCTGATGATGTGGTCTCTTATCTTAAAGCTGATGATGCCCAATATGATAAGTGCAGGCAGGAAAGCATAAAGCAGAAGGAAGTCTTGTGTGTAGCGTGAGGGGGCTCCAGGATAACCCTCATCTATGATCTTATTGCCGTTGTCTATTACACATGATCCTGGAAAACCAGCTACAGGTGCTGCGTGAGAGCAATGACGATGTCAAGATATACACAGCTCATATACCACAAGATTTGTAAAGAAAGAATTCAATTAAATTGAGAATTTGTCTTACTACAGGAGAAGTTCAGGCCATAGAACTCAGTGACGATGAGAATCTCACAGCCGTACTTCTGGAAGGTCAGATAACTCAGCCATTGGAACACCACAGGCATTTGCTTAAAACCCCTATGGAATTAAAACAGATTTGAATGTTTTCCCCTTTTTTAGTTTCTTatatttcaaatttcaatataaaTATTACCTTAGGAATCCAGAGCCCACCATGATACCCGCTATATTGAGTAGAGCTACCCCACTATTGACCATGTTGGGGTCTTGAACAACACCCAACAAGACCAGCGTTAAGAGTTCTCCTACAATATGAGGCACCAGGACCACTGCTGAAAAACACAGGAATCTAAAGGGATCTGGGTTCATGCCAACAGTCCTACAAaaccacacaccacacacagagAAACAGCATCAAAAGTGAAAGATTACAAAGATTTCCAGGCCTCATAAACTCAGATTTGAACTCACCTGACATAAGTTCTGTGAACTCAATTACACACCCTCATACTGTACTTACCAGTACAAGAACGAAGTGAAGACGAAGATACTGATGATACTGAAGGGAAGAATATGAATAACATAAGCCAGAAACATCTGCCACTTCTGGTACAAGCCATCTTTACTCTCCTGATCAGAAATGGCCCTTAAAGCGGGAACTGTTGAAAGAgagcattatcatttttaatcattCTATTTAAATGGCtgaaacaaaatgtgaaaatacaGTAGCATACATGTTTTGTAGCACCAATTATGTGTTATCTCAAACAGATCCATATTCAAAACCAAGCAATGTTCATGGACAGTTTAGAGAACATTCTGCATTCTGCATGAGAAGCATTCTCTTATCTGGTGACCTACTGTGAGATGTGATCTCTTATCAGCCATGAACTGATATGTAAATAATAGAGAAAAAGACAGGAATTATGTTTCCCCGAAGGATCGGCTGAATCTAACTGTTGCTTCACCTTACTTATCATCTCTGCTCTGTAATTTGTGATTTGGGAATTTACCTGCAGCGCTGCATTTTAACAAGGCTACAAGAGCCGTCTTTTACAcatgttttcaaatgttttttaaaggtgctgtgagTCATTTTTTGGaagatttattgacagaaatgcaatgtaatatacatagctatgtgttcagaggtgtataaagaccttacataacgaagcgttatgtttttattaccgtcagctatttctatctacaatacatacaccgcgggtccctttgcatggaattcatcatgttgtttctacagtagccctaaacggacaaactgctctacagagcgcgtttcataaatacattatctccgtcggcaaagaagcaaaagcctgatgacatcttagttctgtgtcagccgccgcagtgcttcgaaagggaggggtgggccgAGCTGTTGGTTTcatttcgcaacctcaccaccagatgctgctaaatttcacaaactggacctttaagtctcAAAAAAAGGAAGGTTTTCTGGATCAGATGCAATACTCACACAGGGCCACAGCATTCAGCATGCCGGTGTAGGGCGATGCACCCATGGCTTGGTAGATGATGCCGATTCGGTCCTGCACGGCACCTTTAGATACATTGATATCCAGCTTCATaacaaaaaaagcaataaaGAGGCCGTAGATGAGATTCTGAGAGAGCCGCATGAGAATCCCCATTTTGTCACGAGACACATTGCGCACAGTCCTCCTGCATACATGAatgcacaaaaaatatacaatcagTACCCTATAgtttaatgaaaatgaaatgaactgAAACTGAATCAAGTCTTGGTTTTGGtttactgtccctttaagcagttTTTGTCAGTATGGCTACGGTACCTAAGCAGAACGTTCAGTTTGGACATGCAGTTGGGCGACTCCTTGCTTTTAAATGGGATCATGGGTTTGTCTGGTCTCTGGCAGCTCTGTTCGATCCTCTCCAGCATGTTTTTATAGATGTCTGAGCTGCAGTAGGCTGATGTAGTGTCATGCATCCGACTGTAGGTGGCAGCTTCTCGCTCACTGCAGCGAGTGTCCACCGAGGTCAGATCCACTGTCAatcaaaacagattttttgATTAAGTTGAACAGGTTGTCCCACGCAGCCCCTCCCACCCCAGCTGTTTACTATTTGAAGCATTAAAGGTAAATGATTTATAGCACTACACTCTTATGCCAAAGCCCTACCGTATATATCGAAGGGGTTGCAGTACTCGGGACACTCATATCCACAGCTGCTAAAGAAATCGACCATCTCTCCAGGCTGTCCACAGAACACCAGTTCTCCTCGACTCATGATGGCTATTCTGCTGAAGATCTGTAGATGTTTAAACATGTGTCAGATGTTTAAACATATAGCTTGCTATTGCTATAGGTTGTTAGAAGAAGAGGACATATTTAGAGATATCTTCTCTGTCTACTCACTCTGAAAAGTTCTGAGCGGGGTTGATGTATGGTGACTATGACTATTCGATCCCTTTTGGCCAGTTCAGAAAGCAACACCACAATGTGATTGGCCGTCATGCTGTCCAGTCCTGTGGTCGGCTCATCCAAGAGGATCACTTCTGCGATTACGAAACAggaaaaaaaaatacaacaactgGCTcctcaaactttctaaaagtcCACTTTATGTCCTTTGAGACACAAGTTTTTAATTCAAGTCATTTAAACAACTAatagatttttctttgtttaaagaTAGAGGCAAATTAATTGGCTGATGAATTCATTTATTGCATGATTGGAGAAGGCAGCAGATGAATGCCGCTCATAATTGCCGGTTTATGTCCAGTTTGGAGTGGTCTTGACTAATCCTTAGTCCACCGTCCCAGAAGACCCCCGAGGTCCAATAAGCCAGATAAAGGCTCTAGAGGGACACTCAAAGACCGCAgcttaatattaaaaatgtgataGGCCTGCTTATTCTGCTTCACTCTCTTTCCATTATTCCAATCCTCAGTAATCCTTCGAGGGACCTTGGGTCGCTATACTCtgcatttaaataacatactgTAGGGTTACATCATCTGAGACTATAGCGTGTTTGTACACTAAGACAAGACAAATATGATATTGTTACAATATGTGTTACTACTATGactaaaattagaaaataaaatattgattagCTCTCCTATGATTGTAAGATCAACTTCTCAAATGTTCCTCTGCAGAGCGCATGCACTTACTTGGGTCCTGAAGCAGCTGGCTGGCGATGGAGACCCTTCTTCTCTCTCCTCCAGAGATGCCCGGGAAAACACGGCCCCCAATCACGCTGTGAGCCACATGTCCTAAACTCAACTCTGCCATGACTGCGGTTACCTACGGAAAGTTTTGATTTTTCATAATGAATAGATATGATAATGTCCATATTATAACTTCCAGTTTATTGTTTATGAAGCTGTGTATTAATCTTTCAAATATGAGAGGACTGCAGGTGAGCGAAACTCACCTTTTTGCGTATAGCCTCAGCAGAGTGCTGTCTCAAAGCCAGCTGAGCTGTGAATGTCAGAGTCTCCTCCACTGTCAGATAACTCAACAGATTGTCACTCTGAGAAACAAGCAGAAAGCATTTCTGTGTAACCATTCAACATAACACTACATATTTTccacaaatattatttattttacattatattatacacaAGTGAATAACTCCTACTGGGGGTTAAAGTTCAAGGAAAGTTAACAAGTCTGGTTTAGAACTTCTGATGGAAAGGGTATTAAGACCTATGATGAAGCAATATGTGCACCTTTGGCTTAGAAAAGCATTTAATTACTCGGTTAGATTATAGCTTCCTTGCCATAAATTGAATCTGTAAAAATTACCTGCAGTAACTGCCATCTCTCTACGCTTATTTAATTTAGCAGAAGATATGCATGAATGGCTCACAATATTATAATGAAGTCATGTATGGTGGCTGCTAATTTCCGAGTTGACTTGAAAAACTAACTTTTCTGTCCACTTTACTGAGTTTGTTTAATGTCTGGTTGTGGAAGACTTGACCTCCAGTTACCTATCGAACACATTCACCCGCATACTTTCTATGACTGAGCAAAGTTCTGTGACAAGCACTGTCGCCAAAGATAActacataacacacacaaagacatttgGTGCTTTGAAAATGCCATAAAAATATTAATCTTCATTTTACTTGAAAACAtcttgtaaaataaactcacCTGGAGCACATAAGAGAAGCAATCTTGAAATTGTTCCCTTTTTAGCTTTCTTCCATTTATAAAAACCTCTCCCAGTAGGTTACCAGTATTCCCAATTCGTCCCGCTATAGCATCTAAAAGAGTGGTCTTACCAGAACCTTAAAACGCAGGTCAATATAGTGTTTATTAACTTTATGATATGATTTGATATTTACATTGATGAACATTGTCTTTGTAACTGTATGAAATTGTATCTAAAAGGTCATTGATGGCTTATTTAGAGATTTACTTTATCATGCCataacacatcatgtcataacACATCATGTGATGCAGCGAACAGTATTGAACTCTGTGACGATATTTGTCATATcacatttgcattatttttattaattattatactCTCAAACCCTAACAAGCAGAcccagtacatactgtataaagacaaaaccaaatTATTAGGAATATGTATAGgaattacacaaaataaaactgcaTATTCGTTTGGTATATTTATTagtctaaatgttttttatgttttatgtttttaaatgtttaatatttatttatctccTATGTTATTGGTGTCTTACCTGAGTTTCCCAGAATTCCCATGATCTCGCCACTGTCCACATGAAATGACACCTCATTCAATATTTGTCTTgtccatttttttgtaaaagatGGAAGATCCCACCAAGGTCCTACACGCTCACTGAAACATAATTTTCACatgaaataattattataaacaaatatgacatttttttttttttacacattcatatttaaaagttatttattaATAAGTAAGCTTAGGTGGTTAATCTGTAATTAAATGTGaacaatacaattattttaaatacttttctTTTACTATTACTACTTCAACAttgaatattattgttgttgtttcttaagtatttaaagttaatttaaaaTAGTTTGGCTATTTAATTGTATAATTAGCCAGAAAcagatttaaaattaaattaaaactgaaattaaaatattttacataattttttttgtgtattcATCCAACTTTTGTTCATGACCTGATCATGtctgtaatattttttatgtctttaaaataaaataatcttgtCAAGCAGTATTACAGCAATATAAGCAACAATATATAGTCTATATAAAATATACCTGCAGTATATACCCGCTGACACTATTTTAAAGCTGTCATGTTAGAAGGACTCAATAACAAACAGGCAATTCCATTCTTACCTTACAGTATAGGAAACGTTTTTGACACTCAGGCAGCTTGAAGGTTCTAGGTAGtttgggtttggaatgactgTCCCCGTCTCTGATACCATCTTAAAAGATGCATTATTCTCCTGCATGGGATAAGATCTAATCGTTGTCATTTCAGCTTAAAGACTCTCATAAGAGTTTCTCAGTCGGGTCCACTTGTCAGCTGTCTGAACATTTCACATTGCGTGGATGAGGGAGAAC comes from the Triplophysa rosa linkage group LG9, Trosa_1v2, whole genome shotgun sequence genome and includes:
- the abcg5 gene encoding ATP-binding cassette sub-family G member 5 isoform X2 codes for the protein MRCHFMWTVARSWEFWETQSDNLLSYLTVEETLTFTAQLALRQHSAEAIRKKVTAVMAELSLGHVAHSVIGGRVFPGISGGERRRVSIASQLLQDPKVILLDEPTTGLDSMTANHIVVLLSELAKRDRIVIVTIHQPRSELFRIFSRIAIMSRGELVFCGQPGEMVDFFSSCGYECPEYCNPFDIYVDLTSVDTRCSEREAATYSRMHDTTSAYCSSDIYKNMLERIEQSCQRPDKPMIPFKSKESPNCMSKLNVLLRRTVRNVSRDKMGILMRLSQNLIYGLFIAFFVMKLDINVSKGAVQDRIGIIYQAMGASPYTGMLNAVALFPALRAISDQESKDGLYQKWQMFLAYVIHILPFSIISIFVFTSFLYWTVGMNPDPFRFLCFSAVVLVPHIVGELLTLVLLGVVQDPNMVNSGVALLNIAGIMVGSGFLRGFKQMPVVFQWLSYLTFQKYGCEILIVTEFYGLNFSCTPVAGFPGSCVIDNGNKIIDEGYPGAPSRYTQDFLLLYAFLPALIILGIISFKIRDHIIRR
- the abcg5 gene encoding ATP-binding cassette sub-family G member 5 isoform X1; the protein is MTTIRSYPMQENNASFKMVSETGTVIPNPNYLEPSSCLSVKNVSYTVSERVGPWWDLPSFTKKWTRQILNEVSFHVDSGEIMGILGNSGSGKTTLLDAIAGRIGNTGNLLGEVFINGRKLKREQFQDCFSYVLQSDNLLSYLTVEETLTFTAQLALRQHSAEAIRKKVTAVMAELSLGHVAHSVIGGRVFPGISGGERRRVSIASQLLQDPKVILLDEPTTGLDSMTANHIVVLLSELAKRDRIVIVTIHQPRSELFRIFSRIAIMSRGELVFCGQPGEMVDFFSSCGYECPEYCNPFDIYVDLTSVDTRCSEREAATYSRMHDTTSAYCSSDIYKNMLERIEQSCQRPDKPMIPFKSKESPNCMSKLNVLLRRTVRNVSRDKMGILMRLSQNLIYGLFIAFFVMKLDINVSKGAVQDRIGIIYQAMGASPYTGMLNAVALFPALRAISDQESKDGLYQKWQMFLAYVIHILPFSIISIFVFTSFLYWTVGMNPDPFRFLCFSAVVLVPHIVGELLTLVLLGVVQDPNMVNSGVALLNIAGIMVGSGFLRGFKQMPVVFQWLSYLTFQKYGCEILIVTEFYGLNFSCTPVAGFPGSCVIDNGNKIIDEGYPGAPSRYTQDFLLLYAFLPALIILGIISFKIRDHIIRR